The following proteins are encoded in a genomic region of Nicotiana sylvestris chromosome 4, ASM39365v2, whole genome shotgun sequence:
- the LOC104244094 gene encoding uncharacterized protein isoform X1, which yields MALRFEILGRFNRARAARLILPHYECQTPLFMPVGTQGTIKGLTACQLEDIGCQIILGNTYHLALRPTSELIDELGGLHKFMNWPRALLTDSGGFQMVSLLHLADITEKGVTFQSPVDGKPMLLTPEESIHIQNRIGADIIMALDDVVKTTITGPRIEEAMYRTLRWIDRCIAAHKRPHEQNLFGIVQGGLDPVLRDICVRGLVKRNLPGYAIGGLAGGEDKDSFWRVVAQCTAALPEHKPRYVMGVGYPLDIVVCSALGADMYDCVYPTRTARFGTALVPEGVLKLKHKAMTEDMRPIDPTCDCMVCKKYTRAYIHCLVTKDAMGSQLLSYHNLYYMMKLSRNLHSSIVEGRFPEFVCQFLQKMFPEGDVPEWVCNAMEVAGIDISSCCDPFSSLPSKVEDTEVAGIDISSCCAPLSSLPSEVEDTEAAGTDSSSCYSPFLSLPSEVEDTEVAEIDTSSCCAPSLSLPVK from the exons ATGGCACTTCGTTTCGAG ATCCTTGGGAGATTTAATCGTGCTCGTGCAGCTCGGCTTATACTCCCTCACTATGAATGCCAGACACCTCTTTTTATGCCTGTTGGCACGCAAG GCACTATAAAGGGTTTGACCGCCTGCCAGCTTGAGGATATTGGTTGCCAAATAATCCTCGGAAACACATATCATTTGGCACTACGTCCTACCTCTGAGCTCATCGATGAGTTAGGAGGTCTACATAAGTTCATGAATTGGCCGAGGGCACTACTTACTGACTCTGGGGGCTTTCAAATG GTCTCCTTGTTGCATTTGGCTGATATCACTGAGAAGGGTGTCACGTTTCAG TCACCGGTGGATGGAAAGCCAATGCTCCTTACACCTGAAGAGTCAATACACATCCAA AACAGAATTGGTGCAGATATTATTATGGCTCTTGATGATGTTGTGAAAACTACTATCACAGGTCCACGAATTGAAGAGGCTATGTATCGAACTCTGCGTTGGATAGATAGGTGCATAGCAG CTCACAAGAGACCACATGAGCAGAATCTATTTGGCATAGTGCAAGGTGGTTTAGATCCTGTATTAAG GGATATATGTGTCAGAGGTTTAGTGAAGCGCAATTTGCCTGG CTATGCTATTGGTGGTCTTGCAGGCGGTGAAGATAAAGACTCGTTTTGGCGTGTCGTGGCTCAGTGTACTGCTGCACTACCTGAGCATAAACCACGATATGTCATG GGCGTGGGTTACCCACTAGACATTGTGGTATGCAGTGCTTTAGGTGCTGACATGTATGATTGTGTCTATCCTACTCGTACTGCTCGCTTTGGCACAGCGCTTGTACCTGAG GGAGTTCTAAAACTTAAACACAAGGCAATGACAGAGGATATGCGTCCTATTGATCCCACATGTGACTGTATG GTCTGTAAAAAATATACCAGGGCTTACATTCATTGCCTTGTCACTAAAGATGCCATGGGATCTCAACTTCTGTCATATCACAACTTATACTATATGATGAAG CTTAGCAGAAACTTGCACTCATCAATTGTTGAAGGACGGTTTCCAGA ATTTGTTTGCCAGTTTCTGCAGAAAATG TTCCCCGAAGGTGACGTTCCTGAATGGGTCTGCAATGCCATGGAGGTTGCTGGCATTGATATTTCTTCATGTTGTGATCCGTTTTCATCACTCCCCAGTAAAGTAGAAGATACAGAGGTTGCTGGAATTGACATTTCTTCATGTTGTGCCCCACTTTCATCACTCCCCAGTGAAGTAGAAGATACAGAGGCTGCTGGGACTGACTCTTCTTCATGTTATTCTCCATTTTTGTCGCTCCCCAGTGAAGTAGAAGATACAGAGGTTGCGGAGATTGACACATCTTCATGTTGTGCTCCATCTTTATCGCTCCCGGTAAAGTAG
- the LOC104244094 gene encoding uncharacterized protein isoform X2, with protein MALRFEILGRFNRARAARLILPHYECQTPLFMPVGTQGTIKGLTACQLEDIGCQIILGNTYHLALRPTSELIDELGGLHKFMNWPRALLTDSGGFQMVSLLHLADITEKGVTFQSPVDGKPMLLTPEESIHIQNRIGADIIMALDDVVKTTITGPRIEEAMYRTLRWIDRCIAAHKRPHEQNLFGIVQGGLDPVLRDICVRGLVKRNLPGYAIGGLAGGEDKDSFWRVVAQCTAALPEHKPRYVMGVGYPLDIVVCSALGADMYDCVYPTRTARFGTALVPEGVLKLKHKAMTEDMRPIDPTCDCMVCKKYTRAYIHCLVTKDAMGSQLLSYHNLYYMMKLSRNLHSSIVEGRFPEFVCQFLQKMVMNNPTTNKMISMTMHFSWYIKKAIDGHNFSYLYLLYHMLRPL; from the exons ATGGCACTTCGTTTCGAG ATCCTTGGGAGATTTAATCGTGCTCGTGCAGCTCGGCTTATACTCCCTCACTATGAATGCCAGACACCTCTTTTTATGCCTGTTGGCACGCAAG GCACTATAAAGGGTTTGACCGCCTGCCAGCTTGAGGATATTGGTTGCCAAATAATCCTCGGAAACACATATCATTTGGCACTACGTCCTACCTCTGAGCTCATCGATGAGTTAGGAGGTCTACATAAGTTCATGAATTGGCCGAGGGCACTACTTACTGACTCTGGGGGCTTTCAAATG GTCTCCTTGTTGCATTTGGCTGATATCACTGAGAAGGGTGTCACGTTTCAG TCACCGGTGGATGGAAAGCCAATGCTCCTTACACCTGAAGAGTCAATACACATCCAA AACAGAATTGGTGCAGATATTATTATGGCTCTTGATGATGTTGTGAAAACTACTATCACAGGTCCACGAATTGAAGAGGCTATGTATCGAACTCTGCGTTGGATAGATAGGTGCATAGCAG CTCACAAGAGACCACATGAGCAGAATCTATTTGGCATAGTGCAAGGTGGTTTAGATCCTGTATTAAG GGATATATGTGTCAGAGGTTTAGTGAAGCGCAATTTGCCTGG CTATGCTATTGGTGGTCTTGCAGGCGGTGAAGATAAAGACTCGTTTTGGCGTGTCGTGGCTCAGTGTACTGCTGCACTACCTGAGCATAAACCACGATATGTCATG GGCGTGGGTTACCCACTAGACATTGTGGTATGCAGTGCTTTAGGTGCTGACATGTATGATTGTGTCTATCCTACTCGTACTGCTCGCTTTGGCACAGCGCTTGTACCTGAG GGAGTTCTAAAACTTAAACACAAGGCAATGACAGAGGATATGCGTCCTATTGATCCCACATGTGACTGTATG GTCTGTAAAAAATATACCAGGGCTTACATTCATTGCCTTGTCACTAAAGATGCCATGGGATCTCAACTTCTGTCATATCACAACTTATACTATATGATGAAG CTTAGCAGAAACTTGCACTCATCAATTGTTGAAGGACGGTTTCCAGA ATTTGTTTGCCAGTTTCTGCAGAAAATGGTAATGAATAATCCCACTACAAACAAAATGATTTCAATGACTATGCATTTCTCCTGGTATATCAAAAAAGCAATTGATGGGCACAACTTCTCTTACCTTTATCTGCTATACCACATGCTAAGACCATTATGA